The following coding sequences are from one Zonotrichia albicollis isolate bZonAlb1 chromosome 13, bZonAlb1.hap1, whole genome shotgun sequence window:
- the EXOC3L1 gene encoding exocyst complex component 3-like protein isoform X2: MGMSAGDERAASPRDEEWPEAEKAEKLARGAALKWASGVFYRPEKLEGLGHYRRRETQRNNSIQSRLKSTVQSYLEGGLQQMRKLMEEHVQLASVVQVLPQIFSVHEVFSHILQLLHGQHLLEAHVELMMVEQLRDDILSQLHLRGLSGAQATVLSYFSGLQDLNESLAKQLWDIVGSSLRLVREDPVLFVTAVRIIEREEKIDDTLLLEATFLPPGRPKGWRQKFYQVLQDTITGGRFRAPRLDAEGPGLAKHLAALQKDIVCELCVVKDLMVQCVPAHYNILSVCTATYHQALSSHLQEILREDLDKQGLFLLLEWALRVYHSPEMMGHPDLLPEVDVSALDPLMSSELVDQTERRYVMKVKASVFEWMQRTLDVEFKEWFREEEPETDHEGFFQSALPAIVMQMLNENIQVASLITDSLQQKIYNMALEELEAFLGRLREALVQCGKEHQQDRAVPKYYISHLLAVLNNNLALSNAVSSLHPDTASREVPGSLQAALDRMQKKATQLLLEELLLDLQPLCLQLPSRKWLSGSQLVGSMCEVIDKYAKDFSRVRKPVFTLLLAESELLVANQYLRALLQRKMVCKNREERGQLCHRLLQDATQLQELFCGLGLDRGQQSLEALFALRELICLKDPALLSLEVLGFVTKYPDVSDEHISTLLDIRGDVSKEVRHVVLEMMAQHPQALPEGYRPIFSTILVPVPELPFCLRKGKCA, from the exons ATGGGCATGTCTGCGGGGGACGAGCGCGCCGCCAGCCCCAGAG ACGAGGAGTGGCCGGAAGCAGAGAAGGCTGAGAAGCTGGCgagaggagctgctctgaaatgggCCTCGGGGGTGTTTTACCGCCCCGAGAAACTGGAGGGGCTCGGGCACTACCGGAGACGGGAGACACAGAGGAACAACTCCATCCAGTCCCGTTTGAAG TCAACTGTCCAGTCCTACCTGGAGGGG GGCCTCCAGCAGATGAGGAAGCTGATGGAGGAGCACGTGCAGCTGGCCTCAGTGGTCCAGGTGCTGCCCCAGATCTTCTCGG TCCACGAGGTTTTTTCCCatatcctgcagctgctccatggGCAGCATCTCTTGGAAGCCCATGTGGAGCTCATGATGGTGGAGCAACTCCGGGATGACATCCTCTCTCAGCTGCACCTCCGCGGGCTCTCCGGTGCCCAGGCAACTGTGCTGTCCTACTTCAGTGGCCTGCAGGACCTCAACGAGAGCCTGGCCAAGCAGCTGTGGGACATTGTGGGCAGCAGCCTGCGGCTGGTGCGTGAGGACCCCGTTCTCTTTGTCACTGCTGTGAGGATCATCGAGAGGGAGGAGAAAATAGATGACACTCTGCTCTTGGAGGCCACCTTCCTGCCCCCTGGCCGCCCAAAGGGCTGGAGGCAGAAGTTCTACCAGGTCCTCCAGGACACCATCACAGGAGGCCGCTTCCGTGCTCCCCGCTTGGATGctgaggggccagggctggccaagCACCTGGCAGCGCTGCAGAAAGACATCGTGTGTGAGCTGTGTGTGGTGAAGGACCTGATGGTCCAGTGTGTCCCAGCTCACTACAACATCCTCAGCGTCTGCACTGCCACCTAccaccaggccctcagcagccACCTGCAGGAGATCCTGCGGGAGGACCTGGACAAACAGGgactcttccttctccttgaGTGGGCGCTCCGTGTGTACCACAG CCCAGAGATGATGGGTCACCCTGACCTCCTCCCAGAAGTGGATGTTTCTGCTCTGGATCCCTTGATGTCCTCTGAGCTTGTGGATCAGACAGAGAGGAGATATGTGATGAAAGTCAAG GCTAGTGTGTTCGAGTGGATGCAGAGGACCCTGGATGTGGAGTTCAAGGAATGGTTCAGGGAAGAGGAACCTGAGACAGACCATGAGGGCTTCTTCCAGTCAGCCTTGCCTGCCATTGTCATGCAG ATGCTGAATGAGAACATCCAGGTGGCTTCCTTGATCACTGACTCTCTGCAGCAGAAAATCTACAACATGGCCTTGGAGGAGCTTGAGGCATTCCTGGGCCG CCTGCGGGAAGCGCTGGTGCAGTGCGGGAAGGAGCACCAGCAGGACCGGGCCGTTCCCAAGTACTACATCTCCCACCTGCTGGCCGTGCTCAACAACAACCTGGCTCTCAG CAATGCTGTCTCCTCCCTGCACCCTGACACTGCCAGCAGAGAAGTCCCGGGTTCCCTGCAGGCTGCTCTAGACAGGATGCAGAAGAAAgccacccagctgctgctggaggaactGCTCCTGGACCTGCAG cccctctgcctgcagctgccttcCCGCAAGTGGCTCTCCGGGTCCCAGCTGGTCGGCAGCATGTGTGAAGTGATTGACAAGTATGCAAAGGACTTCTCCCGCGTCAGGAAACCCGTGTTCACG ctcctgctggccgaGAGCGAGCTCCTGGTGGCCAACCAGTACCTGCGGGCGCTGCTGCAGAGGAAGATGGTGTGCAAGAACCGGGAGGAGCGGGGCCAGCTGTGCCACCGCCTGCTGCAGGACGCCAcgcagctccaggagctcttCTGTGGCCTG GGCCTGGACCGgggccagcagagcctggaggcCCTTTTTGCCCTGCGGGAGCTGATCTGCCTCAAAGACCCAGCACTACTCAGCCTGGAGGTGCTGGGCTTCGTCACCAAGTACCCCGATGTCAG TGACGAGCACATCTCCACCCTGCTGGACATCCGCGGGGACGTCTCCAAGGAGGTGCGGCACGTGGTGCTGGAGATGATggctcagcacccccaggctctgcccgAGGGCTACCGGCCCATCTTCAGCACCATCCTGGTCCCTGTGCCCGAGCTGCCCTTCTGCCTTCGCAAGGGCAAGTGTGCCTGA
- the EXOC3L1 gene encoding exocyst complex component 3-like protein isoform X4 encodes MGLGGVLPPRETGGARALPETGDTEEQLHPVPFEVHEVFSHILQLLHGQHLLEAHVELMMVEQLRDDILSQLHLRGLSGAQATVLSYFSGLQDLNESLAKQLWDIVGSSLRLVREDPVLFVTAVRIIEREEKIDDTLLLEATFLPPGRPKGWRQKFYQVLQDTITGGRFRAPRLDAEGPGLAKHLAALQKDIVCELCVVKDLMVQCVPAHYNILSVCTATYHQALSSHLQEILREDLDKQGLFLLLEWALRVYHSPEMMGHPDLLPEVDVSALDPLMSSELVDQTERRYVMKVKASVFEWMQRTLDVEFKEWFREEEPETDHEGFFQSALPAIVMQMLNENIQVASLITDSLQQKIYNMALEELEAFLGRLREALVQCGKEHQQDRAVPKYYISHLLAVLNNNLALSNAVSSLHPDTASREVPGSLQAALDRMQKKATQLLLEELLLDLQPLCLQLPSRKWLSGSQLVGSMCEVIDKYAKDFSRVRKPVFTLLLAESELLVANQYLRALLQRKMVCKNREERGQLCHRLLQDATQLQELFCGLGLDRGQQSLEALFALRELICLKDPALLSLEVLGFVTKYPDVSDEHISTLLDIRGDVSKEVRHVVLEMMAQHPQALPEGYRPIFSTILVPVPELPFCLRKGKCA; translated from the exons atgggCCTCGGGGGTGTTTTACCGCCCCGAGAAACTGGAGGGGCTCGGGCACTACCGGAGACGGGAGACACAGAGGAACAACTCCATCCAGTCCCGTTTGAAG TCCACGAGGTTTTTTCCCatatcctgcagctgctccatggGCAGCATCTCTTGGAAGCCCATGTGGAGCTCATGATGGTGGAGCAACTCCGGGATGACATCCTCTCTCAGCTGCACCTCCGCGGGCTCTCCGGTGCCCAGGCAACTGTGCTGTCCTACTTCAGTGGCCTGCAGGACCTCAACGAGAGCCTGGCCAAGCAGCTGTGGGACATTGTGGGCAGCAGCCTGCGGCTGGTGCGTGAGGACCCCGTTCTCTTTGTCACTGCTGTGAGGATCATCGAGAGGGAGGAGAAAATAGATGACACTCTGCTCTTGGAGGCCACCTTCCTGCCCCCTGGCCGCCCAAAGGGCTGGAGGCAGAAGTTCTACCAGGTCCTCCAGGACACCATCACAGGAGGCCGCTTCCGTGCTCCCCGCTTGGATGctgaggggccagggctggccaagCACCTGGCAGCGCTGCAGAAAGACATCGTGTGTGAGCTGTGTGTGGTGAAGGACCTGATGGTCCAGTGTGTCCCAGCTCACTACAACATCCTCAGCGTCTGCACTGCCACCTAccaccaggccctcagcagccACCTGCAGGAGATCCTGCGGGAGGACCTGGACAAACAGGgactcttccttctccttgaGTGGGCGCTCCGTGTGTACCACAG CCCAGAGATGATGGGTCACCCTGACCTCCTCCCAGAAGTGGATGTTTCTGCTCTGGATCCCTTGATGTCCTCTGAGCTTGTGGATCAGACAGAGAGGAGATATGTGATGAAAGTCAAG GCTAGTGTGTTCGAGTGGATGCAGAGGACCCTGGATGTGGAGTTCAAGGAATGGTTCAGGGAAGAGGAACCTGAGACAGACCATGAGGGCTTCTTCCAGTCAGCCTTGCCTGCCATTGTCATGCAG ATGCTGAATGAGAACATCCAGGTGGCTTCCTTGATCACTGACTCTCTGCAGCAGAAAATCTACAACATGGCCTTGGAGGAGCTTGAGGCATTCCTGGGCCG CCTGCGGGAAGCGCTGGTGCAGTGCGGGAAGGAGCACCAGCAGGACCGGGCCGTTCCCAAGTACTACATCTCCCACCTGCTGGCCGTGCTCAACAACAACCTGGCTCTCAG CAATGCTGTCTCCTCCCTGCACCCTGACACTGCCAGCAGAGAAGTCCCGGGTTCCCTGCAGGCTGCTCTAGACAGGATGCAGAAGAAAgccacccagctgctgctggaggaactGCTCCTGGACCTGCAG cccctctgcctgcagctgccttcCCGCAAGTGGCTCTCCGGGTCCCAGCTGGTCGGCAGCATGTGTGAAGTGATTGACAAGTATGCAAAGGACTTCTCCCGCGTCAGGAAACCCGTGTTCACG ctcctgctggccgaGAGCGAGCTCCTGGTGGCCAACCAGTACCTGCGGGCGCTGCTGCAGAGGAAGATGGTGTGCAAGAACCGGGAGGAGCGGGGCCAGCTGTGCCACCGCCTGCTGCAGGACGCCAcgcagctccaggagctcttCTGTGGCCTG GGCCTGGACCGgggccagcagagcctggaggcCCTTTTTGCCCTGCGGGAGCTGATCTGCCTCAAAGACCCAGCACTACTCAGCCTGGAGGTGCTGGGCTTCGTCACCAAGTACCCCGATGTCAG TGACGAGCACATCTCCACCCTGCTGGACATCCGCGGGGACGTCTCCAAGGAGGTGCGGCACGTGGTGCTGGAGATGATggctcagcacccccaggctctgcccgAGGGCTACCGGCCCATCTTCAGCACCATCCTGGTCCCTGTGCCCGAGCTGCCCTTCTGCCTTCGCAAGGGCAAGTGTGCCTGA
- the EXOC3L1 gene encoding exocyst complex component 3-like protein isoform X3, whose amino-acid sequence MGMSAGDERAASPRDEEWPEAEKAEKLARGAALKWASGVFYRPEKLEGLGHYRRRETQRNNSIQSRLKLLHGQHLLEAHVELMMVEQLRDDILSQLHLRGLSGAQATVLSYFSGLQDLNESLAKQLWDIVGSSLRLVREDPVLFVTAVRIIEREEKIDDTLLLEATFLPPGRPKGWRQKFYQVLQDTITGGRFRAPRLDAEGPGLAKHLAALQKDIVCELCVVKDLMVQCVPAHYNILSVCTATYHQALSSHLQEILREDLDKQGLFLLLEWALRVYHSPEMMGHPDLLPEVDVSALDPLMSSELVDQTERRYVMKVKASVFEWMQRTLDVEFKEWFREEEPETDHEGFFQSALPAIVMQMLNENIQVASLITDSLQQKIYNMALEELEAFLGRLREALVQCGKEHQQDRAVPKYYISHLLAVLNNNLALSNAVSSLHPDTASREVPGSLQAALDRMQKKATQLLLEELLLDLQPLCLQLPSRKWLSGSQLVGSMCEVIDKYAKDFSRVRKPVFTLLLAESELLVANQYLRALLQRKMVCKNREERGQLCHRLLQDATQLQELFCGLGLDRGQQSLEALFALRELICLKDPALLSLEVLGFVTKYPDVSDEHISTLLDIRGDVSKEVRHVVLEMMAQHPQALPEGYRPIFSTILVPVPELPFCLRKGKCA is encoded by the exons ATGGGCATGTCTGCGGGGGACGAGCGCGCCGCCAGCCCCAGAG ACGAGGAGTGGCCGGAAGCAGAGAAGGCTGAGAAGCTGGCgagaggagctgctctgaaatgggCCTCGGGGGTGTTTTACCGCCCCGAGAAACTGGAGGGGCTCGGGCACTACCGGAGACGGGAGACACAGAGGAACAACTCCATCCAGTCCCGTTTGAAG ctgctccatggGCAGCATCTCTTGGAAGCCCATGTGGAGCTCATGATGGTGGAGCAACTCCGGGATGACATCCTCTCTCAGCTGCACCTCCGCGGGCTCTCCGGTGCCCAGGCAACTGTGCTGTCCTACTTCAGTGGCCTGCAGGACCTCAACGAGAGCCTGGCCAAGCAGCTGTGGGACATTGTGGGCAGCAGCCTGCGGCTGGTGCGTGAGGACCCCGTTCTCTTTGTCACTGCTGTGAGGATCATCGAGAGGGAGGAGAAAATAGATGACACTCTGCTCTTGGAGGCCACCTTCCTGCCCCCTGGCCGCCCAAAGGGCTGGAGGCAGAAGTTCTACCAGGTCCTCCAGGACACCATCACAGGAGGCCGCTTCCGTGCTCCCCGCTTGGATGctgaggggccagggctggccaagCACCTGGCAGCGCTGCAGAAAGACATCGTGTGTGAGCTGTGTGTGGTGAAGGACCTGATGGTCCAGTGTGTCCCAGCTCACTACAACATCCTCAGCGTCTGCACTGCCACCTAccaccaggccctcagcagccACCTGCAGGAGATCCTGCGGGAGGACCTGGACAAACAGGgactcttccttctccttgaGTGGGCGCTCCGTGTGTACCACAG CCCAGAGATGATGGGTCACCCTGACCTCCTCCCAGAAGTGGATGTTTCTGCTCTGGATCCCTTGATGTCCTCTGAGCTTGTGGATCAGACAGAGAGGAGATATGTGATGAAAGTCAAG GCTAGTGTGTTCGAGTGGATGCAGAGGACCCTGGATGTGGAGTTCAAGGAATGGTTCAGGGAAGAGGAACCTGAGACAGACCATGAGGGCTTCTTCCAGTCAGCCTTGCCTGCCATTGTCATGCAG ATGCTGAATGAGAACATCCAGGTGGCTTCCTTGATCACTGACTCTCTGCAGCAGAAAATCTACAACATGGCCTTGGAGGAGCTTGAGGCATTCCTGGGCCG CCTGCGGGAAGCGCTGGTGCAGTGCGGGAAGGAGCACCAGCAGGACCGGGCCGTTCCCAAGTACTACATCTCCCACCTGCTGGCCGTGCTCAACAACAACCTGGCTCTCAG CAATGCTGTCTCCTCCCTGCACCCTGACACTGCCAGCAGAGAAGTCCCGGGTTCCCTGCAGGCTGCTCTAGACAGGATGCAGAAGAAAgccacccagctgctgctggaggaactGCTCCTGGACCTGCAG cccctctgcctgcagctgccttcCCGCAAGTGGCTCTCCGGGTCCCAGCTGGTCGGCAGCATGTGTGAAGTGATTGACAAGTATGCAAAGGACTTCTCCCGCGTCAGGAAACCCGTGTTCACG ctcctgctggccgaGAGCGAGCTCCTGGTGGCCAACCAGTACCTGCGGGCGCTGCTGCAGAGGAAGATGGTGTGCAAGAACCGGGAGGAGCGGGGCCAGCTGTGCCACCGCCTGCTGCAGGACGCCAcgcagctccaggagctcttCTGTGGCCTG GGCCTGGACCGgggccagcagagcctggaggcCCTTTTTGCCCTGCGGGAGCTGATCTGCCTCAAAGACCCAGCACTACTCAGCCTGGAGGTGCTGGGCTTCGTCACCAAGTACCCCGATGTCAG TGACGAGCACATCTCCACCCTGCTGGACATCCGCGGGGACGTCTCCAAGGAGGTGCGGCACGTGGTGCTGGAGATGATggctcagcacccccaggctctgcccgAGGGCTACCGGCCCATCTTCAGCACCATCCTGGTCCCTGTGCCCGAGCTGCCCTTCTGCCTTCGCAAGGGCAAGTGTGCCTGA
- the EXOC3L1 gene encoding exocyst complex component 3-like protein isoform X1, which yields MGMSAGDERAASPRDEEWPEAEKAEKLARGAALKWASGVFYRPEKLEGLGHYRRRETQRNNSIQSRLKSTVQSYLEGVSAGLEQLRSAAQEVQGVCQDLGAARWALLDSADHFQGLQQMRKLMEEHVQLASVVQVLPQIFSVHEVFSHILQLLHGQHLLEAHVELMMVEQLRDDILSQLHLRGLSGAQATVLSYFSGLQDLNESLAKQLWDIVGSSLRLVREDPVLFVTAVRIIEREEKIDDTLLLEATFLPPGRPKGWRQKFYQVLQDTITGGRFRAPRLDAEGPGLAKHLAALQKDIVCELCVVKDLMVQCVPAHYNILSVCTATYHQALSSHLQEILREDLDKQGLFLLLEWALRVYHSPEMMGHPDLLPEVDVSALDPLMSSELVDQTERRYVMKVKASVFEWMQRTLDVEFKEWFREEEPETDHEGFFQSALPAIVMQMLNENIQVASLITDSLQQKIYNMALEELEAFLGRLREALVQCGKEHQQDRAVPKYYISHLLAVLNNNLALSNAVSSLHPDTASREVPGSLQAALDRMQKKATQLLLEELLLDLQPLCLQLPSRKWLSGSQLVGSMCEVIDKYAKDFSRVRKPVFTLLLAESELLVANQYLRALLQRKMVCKNREERGQLCHRLLQDATQLQELFCGLGLDRGQQSLEALFALRELICLKDPALLSLEVLGFVTKYPDVSDEHISTLLDIRGDVSKEVRHVVLEMMAQHPQALPEGYRPIFSTILVPVPELPFCLRKGKCA from the exons ATGGGCATGTCTGCGGGGGACGAGCGCGCCGCCAGCCCCAGAG ACGAGGAGTGGCCGGAAGCAGAGAAGGCTGAGAAGCTGGCgagaggagctgctctgaaatgggCCTCGGGGGTGTTTTACCGCCCCGAGAAACTGGAGGGGCTCGGGCACTACCGGAGACGGGAGACACAGAGGAACAACTCCATCCAGTCCCGTTTGAAG TCAACTGTCCAGTCCTACCTGGAGGGGGTaagtgcagggctggagcagctgcgcTCGGCAGCCCAGGAGGTGCAGGGCGTGTGCCAGGACCTGGGCGCTGCACGGTGGGCCCTGCTCGACAGCGCAGACCACTTCCAGGGCCTCCAGCAGATGAGGAAGCTGATGGAGGAGCACGTGCAGCTGGCCTCAGTGGTCCAGGTGCTGCCCCAGATCTTCTCGG TCCACGAGGTTTTTTCCCatatcctgcagctgctccatggGCAGCATCTCTTGGAAGCCCATGTGGAGCTCATGATGGTGGAGCAACTCCGGGATGACATCCTCTCTCAGCTGCACCTCCGCGGGCTCTCCGGTGCCCAGGCAACTGTGCTGTCCTACTTCAGTGGCCTGCAGGACCTCAACGAGAGCCTGGCCAAGCAGCTGTGGGACATTGTGGGCAGCAGCCTGCGGCTGGTGCGTGAGGACCCCGTTCTCTTTGTCACTGCTGTGAGGATCATCGAGAGGGAGGAGAAAATAGATGACACTCTGCTCTTGGAGGCCACCTTCCTGCCCCCTGGCCGCCCAAAGGGCTGGAGGCAGAAGTTCTACCAGGTCCTCCAGGACACCATCACAGGAGGCCGCTTCCGTGCTCCCCGCTTGGATGctgaggggccagggctggccaagCACCTGGCAGCGCTGCAGAAAGACATCGTGTGTGAGCTGTGTGTGGTGAAGGACCTGATGGTCCAGTGTGTCCCAGCTCACTACAACATCCTCAGCGTCTGCACTGCCACCTAccaccaggccctcagcagccACCTGCAGGAGATCCTGCGGGAGGACCTGGACAAACAGGgactcttccttctccttgaGTGGGCGCTCCGTGTGTACCACAG CCCAGAGATGATGGGTCACCCTGACCTCCTCCCAGAAGTGGATGTTTCTGCTCTGGATCCCTTGATGTCCTCTGAGCTTGTGGATCAGACAGAGAGGAGATATGTGATGAAAGTCAAG GCTAGTGTGTTCGAGTGGATGCAGAGGACCCTGGATGTGGAGTTCAAGGAATGGTTCAGGGAAGAGGAACCTGAGACAGACCATGAGGGCTTCTTCCAGTCAGCCTTGCCTGCCATTGTCATGCAG ATGCTGAATGAGAACATCCAGGTGGCTTCCTTGATCACTGACTCTCTGCAGCAGAAAATCTACAACATGGCCTTGGAGGAGCTTGAGGCATTCCTGGGCCG CCTGCGGGAAGCGCTGGTGCAGTGCGGGAAGGAGCACCAGCAGGACCGGGCCGTTCCCAAGTACTACATCTCCCACCTGCTGGCCGTGCTCAACAACAACCTGGCTCTCAG CAATGCTGTCTCCTCCCTGCACCCTGACACTGCCAGCAGAGAAGTCCCGGGTTCCCTGCAGGCTGCTCTAGACAGGATGCAGAAGAAAgccacccagctgctgctggaggaactGCTCCTGGACCTGCAG cccctctgcctgcagctgccttcCCGCAAGTGGCTCTCCGGGTCCCAGCTGGTCGGCAGCATGTGTGAAGTGATTGACAAGTATGCAAAGGACTTCTCCCGCGTCAGGAAACCCGTGTTCACG ctcctgctggccgaGAGCGAGCTCCTGGTGGCCAACCAGTACCTGCGGGCGCTGCTGCAGAGGAAGATGGTGTGCAAGAACCGGGAGGAGCGGGGCCAGCTGTGCCACCGCCTGCTGCAGGACGCCAcgcagctccaggagctcttCTGTGGCCTG GGCCTGGACCGgggccagcagagcctggaggcCCTTTTTGCCCTGCGGGAGCTGATCTGCCTCAAAGACCCAGCACTACTCAGCCTGGAGGTGCTGGGCTTCGTCACCAAGTACCCCGATGTCAG TGACGAGCACATCTCCACCCTGCTGGACATCCGCGGGGACGTCTCCAAGGAGGTGCGGCACGTGGTGCTGGAGATGATggctcagcacccccaggctctgcccgAGGGCTACCGGCCCATCTTCAGCACCATCCTGGTCCCTGTGCCCGAGCTGCCCTTCTGCCTTCGCAAGGGCAAGTGTGCCTGA